A region of Arabidopsis thaliana chromosome 5, partial sequence DNA encodes the following proteins:
- the TIF3B1 gene encoding translation initiation factor 3B1 has product MEVVDIDARAAKLGIDWSQVNFDSIQLPPGEDFGIESDDEAVYQDDQSEFDTGFGNIIVVDHLPVVPKEKFEKLEGVVKKIYNQLGVIKENGLWMPVDPDTKMTLGYCFIEFNTPQEAQNAKEKSHGYKLDKSHIFAVNMFDDFDRLMNVKEEWEPPQARPYVPGENLQKWLTDEKARDQLVIRSGPDTEVFWNDTRQKAPEPVHKRPYWTESYVQWSPLGTYLVTLHKQGAAVWGGADTFTRLMRYQHSMVKLVDFSPGEKYLVTYHSQEPSNPRDASKVEIKVFDVRTGRMMRDFKGSADEFSIGGPGGVAGASWPVFRWAGGKDDKYFAKLSKNTISVYETETFSLIDKKSMKVDNVVDICWSPTDSILSLFVPEQGGGNQPAKVALVQIPSKVELRQKNLFSVSDCKMYWQSSGEYLAVKVDRYTKTKKSTYSGFELFRIKERDIPIEVLELDNKNDKIIAFAWEPKGHRFAVIHGDQPRPDVSFYSMKTAQNTGRVSKLATLKAKQANALFWSPTGKYIILAGLKGFNGQLEFFNVDELETMATAEHFMATDIEWDPTGRYVATAVTSVHEMENGFTIWSFNGIMLYRILKDHFFQLAWRPRPPSFLTAEKEEEIAKTLKKYSKKYEAEDQDVSLLLSEQDREKRKALKEEWEKWVMQWKSLHEEEKLVRQNLRDGEVSDVEEDEYEAKEVEFEDLIDVTEEIVQES; this is encoded by the exons ATGGAGGTCGTTGATATTGATGCCCGAGCTGCTAAGTTAGGGATTGATTGGTCTCAGGTTAATTTTGATTCCATCCAACTTCCTCCTGGAGAAGACTTTGGGATCGAGAG TGATGATGAAGCTGTTTACCAGGATGACCAGTCTGAATTCGACACTGGATTCGGTAACATTATCGTGGTCGATCACCTCCCTGTTGTTCCCAAGGAGAAGTTTGAGAAACTTGAAGGTGTTGTCAAGAAAATTTACAACCAGTTAGGTGTGATTAAGGAAAATGGACTGTGGATGCCTGTTGATCCCGATACCAAGATGACATTGGGCTACTGTTTTATTGAGTTCAACACTCCTCAG GAAGCACAAAACGCTAAGGAAAAGTCTCATGGCTACAAGTTGGACAAGTCTCACATCTTTGCTGTAAACATGTTCGATGATTTTGACAGGTTGATGAATGTGAAGGAGGAGTGGGAGCCTCCTCAGGCCAGGCCCTACGTCCCTGGG gaAAATTTGCAAAAATGGCTTACTGATGAAAAAGCCCGAGACCAGCTAGTCATTCGTTCTGGCCCTGATACTGAAGTTTTCTGGAATGATACTAGGCAGAAGGCGCCTGAACCTGTTCATAAGCGTCCT TATTGGACAGAGAGTTATGTGCAGTGGTCTCCTTTAGGTACATACCTTGTGACACTCCACAAGCAGGGGGCAGCTGTTTGGGGTGGTGCTGATACATTCACGCGTCTCATGCGTTATCAGCATTCTATG GTAAAACTAGTTGATTTCTCGCCAGGTGAGAAATATCTTGTAACTTACCATAGCCAAGAACCAAGCAACCCGCGAGATGCAAGT AAAGTTGAGATTAAGGTTTTTGATGTGAGAACCGGGAGGATGATGAGAGATTTCAAGGGTAGTGCTGATGAGTTTTCAATTGGAGGACCTGGTGGTGTTGCTGGTGCCTCTTGGCCTGTTTTCAG ATGGGCTGGTGGAAAAGATGATAAATACTTTGCCAAGCTTAGCAAAAACACTATCTCTGTCTATGAGACTGAGACTTTCAGCCTAATAGACAAGAAATCCATGAAGGTAGATAATGTTGTGGATATCTGCTGGTCTCCTACTGATTCCATCCTTTCATTGTTTGTTCCTGAACAAGGTGGTGGAAACCAACCTGCGAAG GTTGCCCTAGTCCAAATCCCGAGCAAGGTGGAGCTGAGGCAGAAGAATCTCTTCAGTGTGAGCGACTGCAAGATGTACTGGCAGAGTAGTGGAGAGTATCTTGCTGTCAAGGTTGATCGATACACAAAAACTAAGAAGAGCACATACTCTGGATTTGAACTTTTCCGTATCAAAGAAAGGGATATTCCCATCGAGGTTCTTGAGCTGGACAACAAGAACGACAAGATCATTGCTTTTGCATGGGAGCCCAAGGGTCACAGGTTTGCTGTGATTCATGGTGACCAACCAAGACCAGATGTCAGTTTCTACTCAATGAAGACCGCACAAAACACTGGAAGGGTTTCAAAGCTCGCAACTTTGAAGGCCAAACAAGCTAATGCCCTCTTCTGGTCGCCCACAGGCAAGTACATAATTCTTGCTGGGTTAAAAGGTTTCAATGGCCAGCTTGAATTTTTCAACGTGGATGAGCTCGAGACAATGGCCACAGCTGAACACTTCATGGCCACGGATATCGAATGGGACCCGACTGGAAG gTACGTTGCAACCGCAGTGACATCAGTCCATGAGATGGAGAATGGGTTCACCATATGGTCTTTCAACGGGATTATGCTTTACCGGATATTGAAGGATCATTTCTTCCAG TTGGCTTGGCGTCCAAGACCTCCATCATTCTTGACtgcagagaaggaagaagagatagCAAAGACCCTGAAGAAGTACAGCAAGAAGTATGAGGCAGAGGATCAGGACGTGTCGTTGCTGTTGAGTGAACaagacagagagaagagaaaggcaTTGAAGGAAGAATGGGAGAAATGGGTAATGCAGTGGAAGTCTCTGCATGAAGAGGAGAAACTCGTGAGGCAAAACCTTCGGGATGGTGAAGTAAGTgatgtggaagaagatgaatatgaAGCCAAAGAAGTTGAGTTTGAGGATCTTATCGATGTCACTGAGGAAATCGTTCAAGAGTCGTAA
- the TIF3B1 gene encoding translation initiation factor 3B1 (translation initiation factor 3B1 (TIF3B1); FUNCTIONS IN: nucleic acid binding, translation initiation factor activity; INVOLVED IN: translational initiation; LOCATED IN: cytosol, eukaryotic translation initiation factor 3 complex, nucleus; EXPRESSED IN: guard cell, cultured cell, seed; CONTAINS InterPro DOMAIN/s: Eukaryotic translation initiation factor 2A, central region (InterPro:IPR013979), WD40/YVTN repeat-like-containing domain (InterPro:IPR015943), Translation initiation factor eIF-3b (InterPro:IPR011400); BEST Arabidopsis thaliana protein match is: eukaryotic translation initiation factor 3B-2 (TAIR:AT5G25780.1); Has 966 Blast hits to 959 proteins in 251 species: Archae - 0; Bacteria - 19; Metazoa - 298; Fungi - 315; Plants - 111; Viruses - 6; Other Eukaryotes - 217 (source: NCBI BLink).), which translates to MEVVDIDARAAKLGIDWSQVNFDSIQLPPGEDFGIESDDEAVYQDDQSEFDTGFGNIIVVDHLPVVPKEKFEKLEGVVKKIYNQLGVIKENGLWMPVDPDTKMTLGYCFIEFNTPQKGAQTRLFLMVEYFLRVSLNVWGSLQEAQNAKEKSHGYKLDKSHIFAVNMFDDFDRLMNVKEEWEPPQARPYVPGENLQKWLTDEKARDQLVIRSGPDTEVFWNDTRQKAPEPVHKRPYWTESYVQWSPLGTYLVTLHKQGAAVWGGADTFTRLMRYQHSMVKLVDFSPGEKYLVTYHSQEPSNPRDASKVEIKVFDVRTGRMMRDFKGSADEFSIGGPGGVAGASWPVFRWAGGKDDKYFAKLSKNTISVYETETFSLIDKKSMKVDNVVDICWSPTDSILSLFVPEQGGGNQPAKVALVQIPSKVELRQKNLFSVSDCKMYWQSSGEYLAVKVDRYTKTKKSTYSGFELFRIKERDIPIEVLELDNKNDKIIAFAWEPKGHRFAVIHGDQPRPDVSFYSMKTAQNTGRVSKLATLKAKQANALFWSPTGKYIILAGLKGFNGQLEFFNVDELETMATAEHFMATDIEWDPTGRYVATAVTSVHEMENGFTIWSFNGIMLYRILKDHFFQLAWRPRPPSFLTAEKEEEIAKTLKKYSKKYEAEDQDVSLLLSEQDREKRKALKEEWEKWVMQWKSLHEEEKLVRQNLRDGEVSDVEEDEYEAKEVEFEDLIDVTEEIVQES; encoded by the exons ATGGAGGTCGTTGATATTGATGCCCGAGCTGCTAAGTTAGGGATTGATTGGTCTCAGGTTAATTTTGATTCCATCCAACTTCCTCCTGGAGAAGACTTTGGGATCGAGAG TGATGATGAAGCTGTTTACCAGGATGACCAGTCTGAATTCGACACTGGATTCGGTAACATTATCGTGGTCGATCACCTCCCTGTTGTTCCCAAGGAGAAGTTTGAGAAACTTGAAGGTGTTGTCAAGAAAATTTACAACCAGTTAGGTGTGATTAAGGAAAATGGACTGTGGATGCCTGTTGATCCCGATACCAAGATGACATTGGGCTACTGTTTTATTGAGTTCAACACTCCTCAG AAAGGAGCCCAAACTAGGTTGTTCTTAATGGTTGAGTATTTCCTAAGAGTTTCTCTCAATGTCTGGGGCTCTTTGCAGGAAGCACAAAACGCTAAGGAAAAGTCTCATGGCTACAAGTTGGACAAGTCTCACATCTTTGCTGTAAACATGTTCGATGATTTTGACAGGTTGATGAATGTGAAGGAGGAGTGGGAGCCTCCTCAGGCCAGGCCCTACGTCCCTGGG gaAAATTTGCAAAAATGGCTTACTGATGAAAAAGCCCGAGACCAGCTAGTCATTCGTTCTGGCCCTGATACTGAAGTTTTCTGGAATGATACTAGGCAGAAGGCGCCTGAACCTGTTCATAAGCGTCCT TATTGGACAGAGAGTTATGTGCAGTGGTCTCCTTTAGGTACATACCTTGTGACACTCCACAAGCAGGGGGCAGCTGTTTGGGGTGGTGCTGATACATTCACGCGTCTCATGCGTTATCAGCATTCTATG GTAAAACTAGTTGATTTCTCGCCAGGTGAGAAATATCTTGTAACTTACCATAGCCAAGAACCAAGCAACCCGCGAGATGCAAGT AAAGTTGAGATTAAGGTTTTTGATGTGAGAACCGGGAGGATGATGAGAGATTTCAAGGGTAGTGCTGATGAGTTTTCAATTGGAGGACCTGGTGGTGTTGCTGGTGCCTCTTGGCCTGTTTTCAG ATGGGCTGGTGGAAAAGATGATAAATACTTTGCCAAGCTTAGCAAAAACACTATCTCTGTCTATGAGACTGAGACTTTCAGCCTAATAGACAAGAAATCCATGAAGGTAGATAATGTTGTGGATATCTGCTGGTCTCCTACTGATTCCATCCTTTCATTGTTTGTTCCTGAACAAGGTGGTGGAAACCAACCTGCGAAG GTTGCCCTAGTCCAAATCCCGAGCAAGGTGGAGCTGAGGCAGAAGAATCTCTTCAGTGTGAGCGACTGCAAGATGTACTGGCAGAGTAGTGGAGAGTATCTTGCTGTCAAGGTTGATCGATACACAAAAACTAAGAAGAGCACATACTCTGGATTTGAACTTTTCCGTATCAAAGAAAGGGATATTCCCATCGAGGTTCTTGAGCTGGACAACAAGAACGACAAGATCATTGCTTTTGCATGGGAGCCCAAGGGTCACAGGTTTGCTGTGATTCATGGTGACCAACCAAGACCAGATGTCAGTTTCTACTCAATGAAGACCGCACAAAACACTGGAAGGGTTTCAAAGCTCGCAACTTTGAAGGCCAAACAAGCTAATGCCCTCTTCTGGTCGCCCACAGGCAAGTACATAATTCTTGCTGGGTTAAAAGGTTTCAATGGCCAGCTTGAATTTTTCAACGTGGATGAGCTCGAGACAATGGCCACAGCTGAACACTTCATGGCCACGGATATCGAATGGGACCCGACTGGAAG gTACGTTGCAACCGCAGTGACATCAGTCCATGAGATGGAGAATGGGTTCACCATATGGTCTTTCAACGGGATTATGCTTTACCGGATATTGAAGGATCATTTCTTCCAG TTGGCTTGGCGTCCAAGACCTCCATCATTCTTGACtgcagagaaggaagaagagatagCAAAGACCCTGAAGAAGTACAGCAAGAAGTATGAGGCAGAGGATCAGGACGTGTCGTTGCTGTTGAGTGAACaagacagagagaagagaaaggcaTTGAAGGAAGAATGGGAGAAATGGGTAATGCAGTGGAAGTCTCTGCATGAAGAGGAGAAACTCGTGAGGCAAAACCTTCGGGATGGTGAAGTAAGTgatgtggaagaagatgaatatgaAGCCAAAGAAGTTGAGTTTGAGGATCTTATCGATGTCACTGAGGAAATCGTTCAAGAGTCGTAA
- a CDS encoding Tudor/PWWP/MBT superfamily protein (Tudor/PWWP/MBT superfamily protein; CONTAINS InterPro DOMAIN/s: PWWP (InterPro:IPR000313); BEST Arabidopsis thaliana protein match is: Tudor/PWWP/MBT superfamily protein (TAIR:AT3G05430.1); Has 6717 Blast hits to 4764 proteins in 372 species: Archae - 18; Bacteria - 431; Metazoa - 2974; Fungi - 702; Plants - 445; Viruses - 136; Other Eukaryotes - 2011 (source: NCBI BLink).) — protein MYKTKLIPVMNEDAVIVQQTDSIQDPKVTPDDTVVDSSGDVHEAIDDDVEASSPMELDSAVTNDARVLESERSEKDGVVGSEEEDEIKSEDVLIDKDDESSEVKEEEEEEDGSDDQSSELGSEADEKELDLGLKEEKKGVSDYKSLLSEFDDYVASEKMGSGVSRALSYGFEVGDLVWGKVKSHPWWPGHIFNEAFASPSVRRMRRIDHVLVAFFGDSSYGWFDPAELIPFEPNLEEKSQQTVSKHFVRAVEEAKDEASRRSALGLTCKCRNPYNFRPSNVEDYFAVDVPDYELQAVYSVDQIKNSRDKFLPAETISFVKQLALAPQECDPDSLKFMKKKAVVFAFRKSVFEEFDETYAQAFGTKSPRSSVSTLEPHNRAPPRAPLSGPLVIAETLGDLKSSKKPTKVKVSKKKDKYLLKRRDEAGDKSVQFGEIEASSEASHIQGIDGSLDGDFGLQRRAPTLQTPMKDEKSGIVSMDFASSNTAIPGKEFSASKPSLDEEKGLAEKSKERMEERAAVLPEHGKSEAMASLKPKEEAGTDLGSAGSSLQPLLESHTSASEGKSSTGSVIKKVKVAKRSSSEMSSENPPSEPKKKKKKKKEPDSDHPVKRKNLYSGEAGAKKLSQLGSAHLQTYMEADVPQLLSHLQDLSLDPFHGLSVASFGTARKFFLRFRSLNYQKSLSVSSSDATVENARDTKPSKPVKTVKRTEDPSKAGKKRLSSDRQDEIPSAKKLKKTNQLKSMASEKKIIREAKDSIKPIREPSRVVQAKPARGQTGKKTAPSVKVVEPTMLVMKFPPGTSLPSAALLKARFGRFGLLDQSAIRVFWKSSTCRVVFLYKADAQTAFRYATGNNTLFGNVNVKYFLRDVDAPKAEPREPENTKEDDEPQSQWLDQAPPLHQPTLPPPNVNLKSCLKKPVDDPSSSSNNGNGNRAAVRVKFMLGGEENSSKANTEPPQVTMTLNRNSGPSSSSSSVPMEFVSKKFQNVVHHQQLPPSTLPPILPLPPQYTKPQQLPIKPVDHVEPPMPPSRNFRGPIPAVSAGDISHQMLNLLSKCNEVVANVTGLLGYVPYHPL, from the exons ATgtacaaaactaaattaatcCCGGTGATGAACGAGGATGCTGTGATTGTTCAACAAACGGATTCGATTCAGGATCCTAAGGTAACTCCAGATGATACTGTAGTTGATTCGAGCGGGGATGTTCACGAAgccattgatgatgatgttgaagcTTCTTCACCTATGGAGCTAGATTCGGCGGTTACAAATGACGCTAGGGTTCTCGAAAGTGAGAGATCGGAGAAAGATGGTGTCGTAGGGagtgaggaggaagatgagattAAAAGCGAGGATGTTTTAATTGATAAGGATGATGAGAGTTCTGaggttaaagaagaagaagaagaagaagatggctcTGATGATCAATCTAGTGAGCTTGGTTCTGAAGCTGATGAGAAGGAATTAGATTTGGGtttgaaggaagagaaaaaaggagtTTCGGATTATAAATCTCTTTTATCTGAGTTTGATGATTATGTTGCAAGTGAGAAAATGGGTTCTGGAGTTTCGAGGGCATTGAGTTATGGGTTTGAAGTTGGAGATTTGGTTTGGGGAAAGGTAAAGTCTCATCCTTGGTGGCCTGGTCATATATTCAATGAAGCTTTTGCGTCTCCTTCTGTTCGTCGTATGAGGAGGATTGATCATGTTCTTGTTGCGTTTTTCGGTGATAGTAGTTATGGTTGGTTTGATCCTGCTGAGCTTATTCCTTTCGAACCGAATTTAGAGGAGAAATCACAGCAGACGGTTTCGAAGCATTTTGTGAGAGCTGTGGAGGAAGCCAAGGATGAGGCGAGTAGAAGGTCAGCTCTTGGTTTGACTTGTAAATGTCGGAATCCTTATAACTTTAGGCCTAGTAATGTGGAAGATTACTTTGCTGTTGATGTGCCTGATTACGAGCTTCAAGCCGTTTACTCTGTTGATCAGATTAAGAATTCTAGGGATAAGTTTTTACCCGCTGAAACCATTTCGTTTGTGAAGCAATTGGCGTTAGCACCTCAAGAGTGTGATCCAGACAGTTTAAagtttatgaagaagaaagcagtGGTTTTTGCTTTCCGCAAGTCAGTGTTTGAGGAGTTTGATGAAACTTATGCACAGGCCTTTGGGACAAAATCACCCCGCAGTTCAGTGAGTACGCTGGAACCTCATAATAGAGCACCGCCTCGAG CTCCCTTGAGTGGCCCACTGGTCATAGCAGAAACGCTAGGTGACCTTAAGAGCTCTAAAAAACCCACAAAGGTTAAGGtctctaaaaaaaaagacaagtaTCTTCTCAAACGAAGGGATGAAGCTGGTGATAAGTCTGTTCAGTTTGGCGAAATTGAAGCAAGTTCAGAAGCTTCTCATATCCAGGGAATTGATGGATCTTTGGATGGGGATTTTGGGCTGCAGAGAAGAGCTCCGACGCTTCAAACTCCAATGAAAGATGAGAAGTCTGGGATCGTCAGCATGGATTTTGCCTCTTCAAATACAGCTATTCCTGGTAAAGAATTTTCAGCTTCAAAGCCCTCtcttgatgaagaaaaggGTCTAGCTGAAAAATCAAAGGAGAGAATGGAAGAAAGAGCTGCTGTACTTCCAGAGCATGGGAAATCTGAAGCTATGGCGAGTCTTAAAcctaaagaagaagctggaaCAGATCTTGGATCAGCTGGAAGTTCTCTCCAGCCTCTGCTTGAGTCTCATACCTCAGCATCTGAGGGGAAAAGTTCCACAGGGTCTGTAATCAAGAAAGTCAAAGTTGCTAAACGATCTTCAAGTGAAATGAGCTCGGAGAATCCTCCTTCAgagccaaaaaagaaaaagaaaaagaagaaagagccTGATTCTGACCATCCAGTGAAgagaaaaaatttgtattCTGGGGAAGCTGGGGCCAAGAAATTGTCCCAGCTTGGTTCAGCGCATTTACAAACCTATATGGAAGCCGATGTGCCGCAGCTGTTGAGCCATCTGCAAGATCTCTCTCTTGACCCTTTCCACGGTTTATCCGTTGCTTCTTTTGGAACTGCTAGGAAATTTTTTCTCCGTTTCCGTTCACTTAATTACCAGAAAAGCTTGTCTGTATCTTCCTCTGATGCTACTGTCGAAAATGCCAGAGACACAAAACCCTCAAAACCTGTCAAGACAGTGAAGAGAACCGAAGACCCATCAAAAGCTGGAAAAAAACGGCTCTCTTCTGATCGTCAAGATGAAATCCCATCAGCtaagaagctgaagaaaacTAATCAGTTGAAATCAATGGCTTCTGAAAAGAAGATCATTCGAGAAGCAAAGGATAGTATAAAACCAATAAGAGAGCCAAGCAGGGTGGTACAAGCAAAACCAGCCAGAGGTCAAACCGGGAAGAAAACAGCTCCATCAGTTAAGGTGGTTGAGCCAACAATGCTGGTCATGAAATTCCCACCTGGCACATCTCTCCCTTCAGCCGCATTGCTAAAGGCGAGGTTTGGTCGCTTCGGGCTGTTAGATCAATCCGCCATTAGGGTTTTCTGGAAATCATCGACCTGCCGTGTTGTCTTTCTGTACAAAGCCGATGCCCAGACTGCTTTTCGATATGCAACAGGAAACAACACTCTATTTGGAAACGTGAATGTAAAGTACTTTCTCCGTGATGTGGATGCTCCTAAAGCCGAGCCTCGTGAGCCAGAAAACACcaaggaagatgatgaaccACAGAGCCAGTGGTTGGACCAAGCACCACCGCTTCACCAACCAACATTACCGCCACCAAACGTCAACCTCAAATCCTGTTTGAAGAAACCAGTTGATGACCCGAGCAGTAGTAGCAACAATGGAAACGGTAACCGCGCAGCCGTAAGAGTCAAATTCATGTTAGGTGGTGAAGAAAACTCGAGTAAAGCAAACACCGAGCCACCACAGGTCACAATGACCTTGAATAGAAACAGTGgaccttcttcatcatcatcatctgttcCAATGGAATTTGTTAGTAAGAAGTTTCAAAACGTTGTTCATCATCAACAGCTTCCTCCTTCTACATTGCCTCCAATTCTTCCTCTCCCTCCACAATACACAAAACCACAACAACTTCCCATTAAACCAGTAGACCACGTCGAACCACCAATGCCACCTTCAAGAAACTTCCGTGGCCCGATCCCAGCGGTTAGCGCTGGGGACATCTCTCACCAGATGCTCAACCTTTTGTCAAAATGCAACGAAGTAGTGGCTAACGTCACGGGCTTATTGGGCTACGTCCCTTATCATCCCTTGTAA